In Pocillopora verrucosa isolate sample1 chromosome 13, ASM3666991v2, whole genome shotgun sequence, one genomic interval encodes:
- the LOC131796983 gene encoding adenosine receptor A3-like, protein MDFNSWNIFWSSAFGLLTVLIVTGNFFSIWVFHRQRSRKRSYFLLISLAVADLMVGLFAIPLFITRRSTRHSHLRWLLSTSFDAFTGLTSIYTLAVISLERMFAIVCPLRHRTLTFRNYLCAIAMPWIVAAVFVAVLILHLNGIIKHPSYKVLLLLFQTTPLLTMCVAYFCIWIKRKSTKGIRNHRAARESKLANTLFLVSGASLITWTPYQMINNLSYFEGLGFRISLTIFYLSKILQFSNSLVNVVIYPQRIPEFKTILKNIIHCYRAASQRPTTARSQPAVPLNRIA, encoded by the coding sequence ATGGATTTCAACTCATGGAACATTTTTTGGAGTTCGGCTTTCGGACTGTTAACGGTACTGATCGTTACGGGAAACTTCTTCTCCATCTGGGTATTCCACCGACAGAGATCCCGCAAACGATCTTACTTTCTATTAATCAGTTTGGCTGTTGCTGATTTAATGGTCGGATTGTTCGCAATTCCACTTTTTATAACTCGGAGAAGCACACGACATTCTCATTTGCGGTGGCTCCTGTCAACGTCTTTTGACGCTTTCACTGGTTTAACTTCCATCTATACACTAGCAGTCATTTCCTTGGAGAGAATGTTTGCCATCGTATGCCCCCTACGTCACAGAACTCTGACATTTCGTAATTACCTCTGTGCTATTGCCATGCCGTGGATCGTAGCAGCGGTTTTCGTTGCTGTCCTTATTCTTCACTTAAATGGGATCATAAAACATCCAAGTTACAAAGTTCTTCTCCTCTTGTTCCAGACCACGCCATTGCTAACCATGTGTGTCGCGTATTTCTGTATTTGGATCAAACGGAAATCTACGAAGGGAATCCGAAATCACAGAGCTGCAAGAGAATCAAAATTAGCCAACACATTATTTTTGGTTTCAGGAGCCTCTCTTATAACTTGGACTCCATATCAAATGATAAATAACTTGTCATACTTTGAAGGTTTGGGTTTTCggatttctttgacaattttctACCTAAGCAAGATTTTGCAGTTCAGCAACTCGCTTGTGAACGTGGTAATTTATCCCCAAAGAATTCCAGAATTTAAGACAATTCTCAAGAACATAATTCATTGTTATAGGGCTGCATCTCAGAGACCTACAACTGCACGCTCCCAACCAGCTGTTCCTTTGAACAGAATCGCTTAA